A genomic stretch from Primulina huaijiensis isolate GDHJ02 chromosome 14, ASM1229523v2, whole genome shotgun sequence includes:
- the LOC140956604 gene encoding exocyst complex component EXO70H1-like produces the protein MNGSESSRPSSPLQSYSVSPSATPSRSRQSFSETLMEEEIKNAEAIINKVKLDFSDNDYFLSLFVGDDRKDATMFLEAVTSLQKAMHDYVKQCSSSEKLVRAQSLMLAAVKRMEKEFYMILSANRKVLDKDSILGSSSPRASPPSSSNTLRFTKDDRVPGNFISASGIAMADLKNIADTMIGSGYGKECVRVYKIIRKSIIDETLYHLGVQNLNDSQIQKMDWNILDSKIKNWLNAVTIAVKTLFYGERILCDYVFSSFESIAESCFTEISKDAAVNLFSFPEFVAKSKKNLSPEKIFRALDLYEAVSKLWPGIESIFSYGSPSPVLSQAVAAQVKLGEAVRIMLNQFETAIQKDSSKSASGGGVHPLTRYVMNFLVFIGDYSDAVADIVADWPVNIPTQLPESYFSITTASEDPSSAAITQRLAWLILVLLCKLDTKAALYNDVALSYLFLANNLNYVVSKVRNSNLGVIMGPEWISNNGSKVKQYVANYEKMGWSKVTSALPEDPTGEIPPEEAFECFRRFNLGFEEECMKQKLWVVHDPEIREAVRISLTRKIVPAYHVMYYKHRGGYKMELIIGFVPEDLDNYLSNLFSATPDSSNTSSYDESRRSSPYR, from the coding sequence ATGAATGGTTCTGAATCATCTAGGCCTTCATCTCCATTACAGTCTTATAGTGTCTCCCCTTCTGCAACGCCGTCTCGCAGCCGCCAAAGCTTCTCGGAGACGCTAATGGAGGAGGAGATAAAAAATGCCGAAGCCATAATCAATAAGGTGAAGTTGGATTTCAGCGACAACGATTATTTCTTATCGCTATTTGTGGGGGACGACAGGAAAGATGCGACCATGTTTCTTGAAGCCGTGACCAGTTTGCAGAAGGCGATGCATGATTATGTGAAGCAGTGTTCAAGCTCCGAGAAACTCGTTAGAGCTCAAAGCTTAATGCTGGCCGCCGTGAAAAGAATGGAGAAGGAATTTTATATGATTCTGTCGGCGAATAGGAAAGTTCTGGATAAGGATTCTATTCTGGGTTCGTCGTCCCCGCGGGCTTCACCTCCGTCCAGCTCCAACACTTTAAGATTTACCAAAGATGATAGAGTTCCCGGGAATTTCATCTCGGCTTCTGGGATTGCTATGGCGGATTTGAAGAACATCGCGGATACAATGATTGGTTCTGGTTATGGAAAAGAATGTGTCCGCGTATACAAAATTATCAGAAAATCGATCATTGATGAGACTTTGTACCATTTAGGAGTACAAAATCTAAACGATTCTCAAATACAGAAAATGGATTGGAATATACTTGACTCGAAGATCAAGAACTGGTTGAACGCAGTTACTATCGCCGTAAAAACTCTTTTTTACGGTGAAAGAATCCTCTGTGATTACGTTTTCTCTTCCTTCGAAAGTATCGCGGAGTCATGCTTCACCGAGATTTCTAAAGACGCGGCagtaaatttatttagttttccTGAATTTGTAGCGAAAAGCAAGAAAAATCTGTCACCAGAGAAAATATTCCGGGCTCTGGATCTTTACGAGGCTGTCTCCAAACTGTGGCCGGGGATCGAATCAATTTTCTCCTACGGCTCTCCGTCTCCGGTGCTGTCTCAGGCGGTGGCCGCGCAAGTGAAACTCGGCGAAGCTGTGAGAATAATGTTGAACCAATTCGAGACAGCGATCCAAAAGGACTCCTCGAAATCAGCTTCAGGAGGTGGCGTACACCCGCTTACCCGCTACGTGATGAATTTCCTCGTATTCATCGGCGATTACAGCGACGCAGTAGCTGACATAGTGGCGGACTGGCCTGTGAACATCCCGACTCAGTTGCCGGAATCTTACTTCTCCATCACCACCGCGTCTGAGGACCCATCATCGGCGGCAATCACCCAACGCCTCGCGTGGCTGATACTCGTCCTCCTCTGCAAGCTCGACACAAAGGCGGCACTGTACAATGACGTCGCATTATCGTACTTGTTCCTTGCGAACAACTTAAACTACGTCGTTTCGAAGGTCCGGAACTCCAATCTGGGGGTTATAATGGGACCCGAATGGATATCGAACAACGGGTCGAAAGTGAAACAGTACGTAGCCAACTACGAGAAAATGGGTTGGAGTAAAGTAACATCGGCTTTGCCCGAAGATCCTACGGGCGAGATACCTCCAGAGGAAGCCTTCGAATGCTTCAGAAGATTCAATCTGGGCTTCGAAGAGGAATGTATGAAGCAGAAATTGTGGGTAGTACACGACCCGGAAATCCGAGAAGCCGTCCGGATCTCACTAACGAGAAAGATTGTCCCCGCTTATCACGTGATGTACTACAAACATAGAGGGGGCTACAAAATGGAGTTAATTATCGGATTTGTCCCTGAAGATTTGGATAATTACCTGTCGAATCTCTTTTCAGCTACTCCAGATAGTAGCAATACGTCGTCGTACGATGAGTCCCGCCGGTCGTCACCTTACCGTTGA
- the LOC140957679 gene encoding ankyrin repeat-containing protein At5g02620-like has protein sequence MEASPAAQPPTTPRKKMVKQLTGKRDDTALHSAARSGNIVAIIEIIDESGEDELAGLLSKENSAGETALYVAAEYGYFEVVREMIKHYDLMTAGIKAKNGFDALHIAAKQGDLEVVKVLMEAHPELTMTVDASNTTALHTAATQGHIEVVNYLLEAESSLATIAKSNGKTALHSAARNGHLKIVKALLNNDPQIVFRSDKKGQTALHMAVKGQNLEVVEELIRMDPSTINMVDTKGNTALHIATRKGRSQIVKMLLGQNVLDTTVVNRSNETAFDTAEKMAHSDITAILQEHGVPSAREIKPHLSNPARELKQTVSDIKHEVHHQLEHTRQTREHVHGIAKRLNKMHAEGLNNAINSSTVVAVLIATVAFAAIFTVPGQYVDDPQNIPPGMSLGEARIAPKIPFLIFFVLDSIALFISLAVVVVQTSVVVIERKAKKQLMAIINKLMWLACVLVSVAYLALAFIVVGKQEMWMAICVTIIGTTILSTTIGTMCYWVIKHRIESKNSRNISKNSLASRSRSWSVSVLSDAEVLNADFKKMYAI, from the exons ATGGAGGCATCACCGGCTGCACAGCCACCTACGACGCCCCGCAAGAAGATGGTGAAACAATTGACAGGAAAACGAGACGATACAGCGTTGCATTCTGCTGCTAGATCGGGGAATATTGTTGCCATTATAGAAATAATCGATGAATCTGGAGAAGATGAATTGGCAGGCTTGTTGTCCAAAGAGAATTCGGCTGGGGAAACGGCTTTATATGTAGCTGCAGAATATGGCTATTTCGAGGTGGTGAGGGAAATGATCAAGCATTATGATTTGATGACTGCTGGGATTAAAGCTAAGAATGGTTTTGATGCGCTTCATATTGCGGCGAAACAGGGGGATTTGG AAGTCGTGAAGGTGCTAATGGAAGCCCATCCAGAGCTTACAATGACGGTAGATGCATCAAACACCACAGCTCTTCACACAGCTGCAACTCAAGGACATATAGAGGTCGTGAACTATCTTCTGGAGGCAGAGAGCAGCCTGGCCACCATTGCAAAGAGTAATGGAAAAACAGCACTCCATTCTGCAGCAAGAAATggacatttgaaaattgtgaaagcCCTTTTGAATAACGACCCGCAGATTGTGTTTCGATCGGATAAAAAAGGGCAAACAGCTCTTCACATGGCTGTTAAAGGCCAAAACCTTGAGGTAGTTGAAGAATTAATCAGAATGGATCCTTCGACGATTAACATGGTGGATACTAAAGGCAATACTGCACTGCATATTGCAACCCGAAAAGGCAGGTCTCAG ATTGTAAAGATGCTGCTAGGCCAAAATGTATTGGATACAACAGTCGTAAACCGGTCTAATGAAACTGCATTTGACACTGCCGAAAAAATGGCGCATTCTGATATTACAGCCATTTTGCAAGAACATGGAGTTCCAAGTGCCAGAGAAATCAAACCTCATTTAAGCAATCCGGCTCGGGAGCTAAAACAAACGGTGAGCGACATAAAACACGAGGTTCACCACCAATTAGAACATACACGCCAAACAAGAGAGCATGTCCATGGCATTGCCAAGCGTCTTAACAAAATGCACGCCGAGGGGCTCAACAACGCAATCAATTCCTCGACAGTCGTGGCTGTTCTAATCGCCACTGTAGCGTTTGCAGCTATTTTCACGGTTCCTGGACAGTATGTGGACGACCCTCAGAATATACCACCTGGGATGTCTTTGGGAGAAGCAAGAATAGCACCAAAGATCCCGTTTCTAATATTCTTTGTCCTTGACTCAATCGCCCTGTTCATTTCCTTGGCAGTCGTGGTGGTGCAAACCTCGGTTGTTGTTATAGAAAGGAAGGCAAAGAAACAGTTGATGGCTATAATAAACAAGCTAATGTGGCTGGCTTGTGTTCTCGTCTCGGTGGCCTATTTAGCCCTGGCTTTCATTGTTGTCGGCAAGCAAGAGATGTGGATGGCGATTTGTGTGACAATCATAGGAACTACAATATTATCGACAACAATTGGTACAATGTGTTATTGGGTAATTAAGCATCGAATCGAGTCCAAGAACAGTAGGAACATCAGCAAGAATTCATTGGCAAGTAGATCAAGATCATGGTCAGTCTCAGTACTATCAGATGCAGAGGTTTTGAACGCCGACTTCAAGAAAATGTACGCAATCTGA